A region of Ornithorhynchus anatinus isolate Pmale09 chromosome 5, mOrnAna1.pri.v4, whole genome shotgun sequence DNA encodes the following proteins:
- the GABRD gene encoding gamma-aminobutyric acid receptor subunit delta isoform X4: MEALAWILPPLVLLCAQQHRCPRAMNDIGDYIGSDVEISWLPNLDDLMTGYARNFRPGIGGPPVNVALAIEVASIDHISEVNMEYTMTVFLHQSWRDDRLSYNHTNETLGLDSRFVDKLWLPDTFIVNAKSAWFHDVTVENKLIRLQPDGVILYSIRITSAVACDMELSKYPMDEQECMLELESYGYSSEDIVYRWSENQEQIHGLDKLQLAQFTIPNFHFTTEMMNFKSGITTVLTMTTLMVSARSSLPRASAIKALDVYFWICYVFVFAALVEYAFAHFNADYMKKQKAKVKVTKQSSELNMKNAIVLFSLSAAGVNQQLAISNRQHKIPRNLMGSYRSVEVETGEVKKQKGLKPGKREGLKSLFKPIDADTIDIYARAVFPAAFAAVNVIYWVAYTM; this comes from the exons ATGGAGGCGCTCGCCTGGATCCTGCCCCCGCTCGTCCTGCTGTGCGCCCAGCAGCACCGCTGCCCCAG GGCTATGAACGACATTGGTGACTACATTGGCTCTGACGTGGAAATCTCCTGGCTCCCTAACCTGGATGATCTGATGACCGGCTATGCCCGAAACTTCCGTCCCGGCATCGGAG GTCCTCCTGTGAACGTGGCTCTCGCCATCGAGGTGGCCAGCATTGACCACATCTCAGAAGTTAACATG GAGTACACCATGACGGTTTTCCTGCATCAGAGCTGGAGGGATGACAGGCTGTCTTACAACCACACCAACGAGACGCTGGGCCTAGACAGTCGCTTCGTCGACAAGCTTTGGCTGCCCGACACGTTCATCGTGAATGCCAAGTCCGCCTGGTTCCATGACGTGACTGTGGAAAACAAGCTCATCCGCCTACAGCCCGATGGGGTGATCCTCTACAGCATCAG AATCACCTCCGCCGTGGCCTGTGACATGGAGCTCTCCAAGTACCCCATGGACGAGCAAGAGTGCATGCTGGAACTGGAGAGCT ACGGCTACTCCTCCGAGGACATCGTGTACCGCTGGTCCGAAAACCAGGAGCAGATCCATGGGCTGGATAAGCTGCAGCTCGCTCAGTTCACCATCCCCAACTTCCACTTCACCACAGAGATGATGAACTTCAAATCTG GTATCACCACTGTCCTGACAATGACCACGCTGATGGTCAGCGCCCGCTCTTCCCTCCCGCGAGCATCGGCCATCAAGGCCCTGGACGTCTACTTCTGGATCTGCTACGTCTTCGTTTTCGCTGCCCTGGTAGAGTACGCGTTTGCCCACTTCAACGCCGACTACATGAAGAAGCAAAAAGCCAAGGtgaaggtcaccaagcagagcaGTGAG ctgAACATGAAGAATGCCATcgtgctgttctccctctccgCCGCCGGCGTGAACCAGCAGCTGGCCATCTCCAACCGGCAGCACAAGATCCCCCGGAACCTGATGGGGTCCTACCGGTCCGTAGAAGTGGAGACGGGAGAGGTGAAAAAGCAGAAGGGCCTGAAgcctgggaaaagggaaggcctcaAGTCCCTCTTCAAGCCCATCGACGCCGACACCATCGACATCTATGCCAGAGCTGTTTTCCCAGCAGCTTTTGCTGCAGTCAATGTGATCTACTGGGTGGCCTACACCATGTAG
- the GABRD gene encoding gamma-aminobutyric acid receptor subunit delta isoform X1 produces MEALAWILPPLVLLCAQQHRCPRAMNDIGDYIGSDVEISWLPNLDDLMTGYARNFRPGIGGPPVNVALAIEVASIDHISEVNMEYTMTVFLHQSWRDDRLSYNHTNETLGLDSRFVDKLWLPDTFIVNAKSAWFHDVTVENKLIRLQPDGVILYSIRITSAVACDMELSKYPMDEQECMLELESYGYSSEDIVYRWSENQEQIHGLDKLQLAQFTIPNFHFTTEMMNFKSAAGQFPRLSLHFHLRRNRGVYIIQSYMPSVLLVAMSWVSFWISQSAVPARVSLGITTVLTMTTLMVSARSSLPRASAIKALDVYFWICYVFVFAALVEYAFAHFNADYMKKQKAKVKVTKQSSELNMKNAIVLFSLSAAGVNQQLAISNRQHKIPRNLMGSYRSVEVETGEVKKQKGLKPGKREGLKSLFKPIDADTIDIYARAVFPAAFAAVNVIYWVAYTM; encoded by the exons ATGGAGGCGCTCGCCTGGATCCTGCCCCCGCTCGTCCTGCTGTGCGCCCAGCAGCACCGCTGCCCCAG GGCTATGAACGACATTGGTGACTACATTGGCTCTGACGTGGAAATCTCCTGGCTCCCTAACCTGGATGATCTGATGACCGGCTATGCCCGAAACTTCCGTCCCGGCATCGGAG GTCCTCCTGTGAACGTGGCTCTCGCCATCGAGGTGGCCAGCATTGACCACATCTCAGAAGTTAACATG GAGTACACCATGACGGTTTTCCTGCATCAGAGCTGGAGGGATGACAGGCTGTCTTACAACCACACCAACGAGACGCTGGGCCTAGACAGTCGCTTCGTCGACAAGCTTTGGCTGCCCGACACGTTCATCGTGAATGCCAAGTCCGCCTGGTTCCATGACGTGACTGTGGAAAACAAGCTCATCCGCCTACAGCCCGATGGGGTGATCCTCTACAGCATCAG AATCACCTCCGCCGTGGCCTGTGACATGGAGCTCTCCAAGTACCCCATGGACGAGCAAGAGTGCATGCTGGAACTGGAGAGCT ACGGCTACTCCTCCGAGGACATCGTGTACCGCTGGTCCGAAAACCAGGAGCAGATCCATGGGCTGGATAAGCTGCAGCTCGCTCAGTTCACCATCCCCAACTTCCACTTCACCACAGAGATGATGAACTTCAAATCTG CAGCAGGTCAGTTCCCCCGCCTCAGCCTGCACTTCCACCTGCGACGCAACCGTGGCGTCTACATCATCCAGTCCTACATGCCGTCCGTCCTGCTTGTCGCCATGTCCTGGGTCTCCTTCTGGATCAGCCAGTCGGCCGTGCCTGCCCGAGTGTCACTAG GTATCACCACTGTCCTGACAATGACCACGCTGATGGTCAGCGCCCGCTCTTCCCTCCCGCGAGCATCGGCCATCAAGGCCCTGGACGTCTACTTCTGGATCTGCTACGTCTTCGTTTTCGCTGCCCTGGTAGAGTACGCGTTTGCCCACTTCAACGCCGACTACATGAAGAAGCAAAAAGCCAAGGtgaaggtcaccaagcagagcaGTGAG ctgAACATGAAGAATGCCATcgtgctgttctccctctccgCCGCCGGCGTGAACCAGCAGCTGGCCATCTCCAACCGGCAGCACAAGATCCCCCGGAACCTGATGGGGTCCTACCGGTCCGTAGAAGTGGAGACGGGAGAGGTGAAAAAGCAGAAGGGCCTGAAgcctgggaaaagggaaggcctcaAGTCCCTCTTCAAGCCCATCGACGCCGACACCATCGACATCTATGCCAGAGCTGTTTTCCCAGCAGCTTTTGCTGCAGTCAATGTGATCTACTGGGTGGCCTACACCATGTAG
- the GABRD gene encoding gamma-aminobutyric acid receptor subunit delta isoform X2, translated as MEALAWILPPLVLLCAQQHRCPRAMNDIGDYIGSDVEISWLPNLDDLMTGYARNFRPGIGGPPVNVALAIEVASIDHISEVNMEYTMTVFLHQSWRDDRLSYNHTNETLGLDSRFVDKLWLPDTFIVNAKSAWFHDVTVENKLIRLQPDGVILYSIRITSAVACDMELSKYPMDEQECMLELESYGYSSEDIVYRWSENQEQIHGLDKLQLAQFTIPNFHFTTEMMNFKSAGQFPRLSLHFHLRRNRGVYIIQSYMPSVLLVAMSWVSFWISQSAVPARVSLGITTVLTMTTLMVSARSSLPRASAIKALDVYFWICYVFVFAALVEYAFAHFNADYMKKQKAKVKVTKQSSELNMKNAIVLFSLSAAGVNQQLAISNRQHKIPRNLMGSYRSVEVETGEVKKQKGLKPGKREGLKSLFKPIDADTIDIYARAVFPAAFAAVNVIYWVAYTM; from the exons ATGGAGGCGCTCGCCTGGATCCTGCCCCCGCTCGTCCTGCTGTGCGCCCAGCAGCACCGCTGCCCCAG GGCTATGAACGACATTGGTGACTACATTGGCTCTGACGTGGAAATCTCCTGGCTCCCTAACCTGGATGATCTGATGACCGGCTATGCCCGAAACTTCCGTCCCGGCATCGGAG GTCCTCCTGTGAACGTGGCTCTCGCCATCGAGGTGGCCAGCATTGACCACATCTCAGAAGTTAACATG GAGTACACCATGACGGTTTTCCTGCATCAGAGCTGGAGGGATGACAGGCTGTCTTACAACCACACCAACGAGACGCTGGGCCTAGACAGTCGCTTCGTCGACAAGCTTTGGCTGCCCGACACGTTCATCGTGAATGCCAAGTCCGCCTGGTTCCATGACGTGACTGTGGAAAACAAGCTCATCCGCCTACAGCCCGATGGGGTGATCCTCTACAGCATCAG AATCACCTCCGCCGTGGCCTGTGACATGGAGCTCTCCAAGTACCCCATGGACGAGCAAGAGTGCATGCTGGAACTGGAGAGCT ACGGCTACTCCTCCGAGGACATCGTGTACCGCTGGTCCGAAAACCAGGAGCAGATCCATGGGCTGGATAAGCTGCAGCTCGCTCAGTTCACCATCCCCAACTTCCACTTCACCACAGAGATGATGAACTTCAAATCTG CAGGTCAGTTCCCCCGCCTCAGCCTGCACTTCCACCTGCGACGCAACCGTGGCGTCTACATCATCCAGTCCTACATGCCGTCCGTCCTGCTTGTCGCCATGTCCTGGGTCTCCTTCTGGATCAGCCAGTCGGCCGTGCCTGCCCGAGTGTCACTAG GTATCACCACTGTCCTGACAATGACCACGCTGATGGTCAGCGCCCGCTCTTCCCTCCCGCGAGCATCGGCCATCAAGGCCCTGGACGTCTACTTCTGGATCTGCTACGTCTTCGTTTTCGCTGCCCTGGTAGAGTACGCGTTTGCCCACTTCAACGCCGACTACATGAAGAAGCAAAAAGCCAAGGtgaaggtcaccaagcagagcaGTGAG ctgAACATGAAGAATGCCATcgtgctgttctccctctccgCCGCCGGCGTGAACCAGCAGCTGGCCATCTCCAACCGGCAGCACAAGATCCCCCGGAACCTGATGGGGTCCTACCGGTCCGTAGAAGTGGAGACGGGAGAGGTGAAAAAGCAGAAGGGCCTGAAgcctgggaaaagggaaggcctcaAGTCCCTCTTCAAGCCCATCGACGCCGACACCATCGACATCTATGCCAGAGCTGTTTTCCCAGCAGCTTTTGCTGCAGTCAATGTGATCTACTGGGTGGCCTACACCATGTAG
- the GABRD gene encoding gamma-aminobutyric acid receptor subunit delta isoform X3 yields MEALAWILPPLVLLCAQQHRCPRAMNDIGDYIGSDVEISWLPNLDDLMTGYARNFRPGIGGPPVNVALAIEVASIDHISEVNMEYTMTVFLHQSWRDDRLSYNHTNETLGLDSRFVDKLWLPDTFIVNAKSAWFHDVTVENKLIRLQPDGVILYSIRITSAVACDMELSKYPMDEQECMLELESYGYSSEDIVYRWSENQEQIHGLDKLQLAQFTIPNFHFTTEMMNFKSAAGQFPRLSLHFHLRRNRGVYIIQSYMPSVLLVAMSWVSFWISQSAVPARVSLAEHEECHRAVLPLRRRREPAAGHLQPAAQDPPEPDGVLPVRRSGDGRGEKAEGPEAWEKGRPQVPLQAHRRRHHRHLCQSCFPSSFCCSQCDLLGGLHHVGAKSSPGRGARVALPAPGSNQEPACLLSFSWVKNCLAKSKLG; encoded by the exons ATGGAGGCGCTCGCCTGGATCCTGCCCCCGCTCGTCCTGCTGTGCGCCCAGCAGCACCGCTGCCCCAG GGCTATGAACGACATTGGTGACTACATTGGCTCTGACGTGGAAATCTCCTGGCTCCCTAACCTGGATGATCTGATGACCGGCTATGCCCGAAACTTCCGTCCCGGCATCGGAG GTCCTCCTGTGAACGTGGCTCTCGCCATCGAGGTGGCCAGCATTGACCACATCTCAGAAGTTAACATG GAGTACACCATGACGGTTTTCCTGCATCAGAGCTGGAGGGATGACAGGCTGTCTTACAACCACACCAACGAGACGCTGGGCCTAGACAGTCGCTTCGTCGACAAGCTTTGGCTGCCCGACACGTTCATCGTGAATGCCAAGTCCGCCTGGTTCCATGACGTGACTGTGGAAAACAAGCTCATCCGCCTACAGCCCGATGGGGTGATCCTCTACAGCATCAG AATCACCTCCGCCGTGGCCTGTGACATGGAGCTCTCCAAGTACCCCATGGACGAGCAAGAGTGCATGCTGGAACTGGAGAGCT ACGGCTACTCCTCCGAGGACATCGTGTACCGCTGGTCCGAAAACCAGGAGCAGATCCATGGGCTGGATAAGCTGCAGCTCGCTCAGTTCACCATCCCCAACTTCCACTTCACCACAGAGATGATGAACTTCAAATCTG CAGCAGGTCAGTTCCCCCGCCTCAGCCTGCACTTCCACCTGCGACGCAACCGTGGCGTCTACATCATCCAGTCCTACATGCCGTCCGTCCTGCTTGTCGCCATGTCCTGGGTCTCCTTCTGGATCAGCCAGTCGGCCGTGCCTGCCCGAGTGTCACTAG ctgAACATGAAGAATGCCATcgtgctgttctccctctccgCCGCCGGCGTGAACCAGCAGCTGGCCATCTCCAACCGGCAGCACAAGATCCCCCGGAACCTGATGGGGTCCTACCGGTCCGTAGAAGTGGAGACGGGAGAGGTGAAAAAGCAGAAGGGCCTGAAgcctgggaaaagggaaggcctcaAGTCCCTCTTCAAGCCCATCGACGCCGACACCATCGACATCTATGCCAGAGCTGTTTTCCCAGCAGCTTTTGCTGCAGTCAATGTGATCTACTGGGTGGCCTACACCATGTAGGGGCAAAGAGCTCCCCTGGCCGGGGGGCCCGAGTGGCACTGCCCGCTCCTGGCTCCAACCAGGAACCGGCGTGTCTGCTGAGCTTTTCCTGGGTCAAGAACTGCCTGGCTAAAAGCAAGTTGGGATAA